The following proteins come from a genomic window of Pirellulales bacterium:
- a CDS encoding DUF1553 domain-containing protein — protein MPRTFLPVLAILLTISGGFARAADEPKSADAATETFFETNVRPVLVAHCAKCHGADKQSGRLRIDSRAALLTGGDRGPAIVPGDAANSLLVQAIRRGEDLQMPPDDPLPPAAVADLAKWIQSGASWPASAADTTAFDKARHWAFQPVAAVEPPADPSGWAATPIDQFIAAGLAEHALRPAAPAPKHALLRRAYFDLIGLPPTPEEIAAFEADDSPEAFARVVERLLASPRYGERWGRHWMDVVRYADTAGDNADYPVPEAHLYRDYIIAAFNNDKPYDQFLREQLAGDILAAAAPDDHYAEQVIATGFIALSRRYGTMPVELWQLTLEDTIDTFGQAFLGLTLRCARCHDHKFDPVSTADYYALYGIFDSTQYPYAGSEEYQSKGFNRMHFVPLVPPAEAAPKLAAHAAHIEDLKRALEDAEKNDPLVAQLAQLDERIAAAEKLSAEPAGDDEEAVRRKKAVEALENQRKETRRERDAKLKKLREGLRDPQRSGLPPDVPGAYAVSEGKAHDVAVQKRGDPGEPGPVVARNAPQFLRGEHDLAIPAGASGRQQLAAWLTDARNPLTARVMVNRVWQWHFGRGLVATPSNFGLRGAAPSHPALLDWLAHEFVAQGWSIKALHRAIMLSRVYQLSSTAAPEVVAADPANQYYARFDRRRLDAEALRDAIMAVAGTLDLAPPAAHPFPPLNEWHWTQHQPFKTIMPSNKRSVYLMTQRLQRHPYLALFDGPDTNYSTGLRTEATVPLQALYFLNNAGFAEQAAAFAARLVAASSDPHERVRHGTLAAWTRAADEQEVAGVLDHLGEIRRELESSGCAPEELEQATWTRFARVLLSANEFLYVD, from the coding sequence ATGCCGCGCACGTTCCTACCCGTGCTGGCGATTCTTTTGACGATCTCGGGTGGTTTCGCGCGCGCTGCCGATGAGCCAAAGTCTGCAGACGCCGCTACCGAAACATTCTTCGAGACCAACGTACGGCCTGTGCTGGTCGCGCATTGCGCCAAGTGCCACGGCGCCGATAAACAATCGGGCCGTCTGCGCATCGATTCGCGCGCGGCACTGTTGACCGGCGGCGATCGCGGGCCGGCAATCGTGCCTGGCGACGCGGCCAACAGTCTGCTCGTGCAGGCGATCCGCCGCGGCGAAGATCTGCAGATGCCTCCCGACGACCCGTTGCCGCCAGCGGCGGTCGCGGACCTGGCGAAGTGGATTCAATCGGGCGCGTCGTGGCCGGCCAGCGCCGCGGACACGACTGCGTTCGACAAGGCGCGGCATTGGGCCTTTCAGCCGGTCGCGGCCGTCGAGCCGCCTGCCGACCCGAGCGGCTGGGCCGCGACGCCGATCGATCAATTCATTGCGGCCGGATTAGCCGAACACGCGTTGAGGCCCGCGGCTCCTGCGCCAAAACACGCGCTCTTGCGCCGCGCGTACTTTGACCTCATCGGTTTGCCCCCCACGCCCGAGGAGATCGCCGCGTTCGAGGCGGACGATTCGCCCGAAGCGTTCGCCCGCGTCGTCGAGCGATTGCTTGCTTCGCCGCGCTATGGCGAGCGCTGGGGACGGCATTGGATGGACGTGGTGCGTTACGCGGACACGGCGGGCGATAACGCCGATTATCCCGTGCCCGAGGCGCATCTTTATCGCGACTATATCATCGCCGCCTTCAATAATGATAAGCCGTATGACCAGTTCCTGCGCGAGCAACTGGCCGGCGACATTCTCGCTGCCGCGGCGCCCGATGATCATTATGCCGAGCAGGTGATTGCGACCGGCTTCATCGCCCTCTCGCGGCGCTACGGTACGATGCCGGTCGAGCTGTGGCAACTGACGCTCGAAGACACGATCGACACGTTCGGCCAGGCGTTCCTGGGGCTCACGCTGCGTTGCGCTCGCTGCCACGACCACAAGTTCGATCCTGTCTCGACCGCCGACTATTACGCCCTGTATGGGATCTTCGACAGCACGCAGTACCCCTACGCCGGCTCGGAAGAATACCAGTCGAAGGGGTTCAACCGCATGCACTTCGTGCCGCTGGTACCGCCGGCCGAAGCGGCGCCGAAACTCGCGGCCCACGCGGCTCATATCGAGGACTTGAAACGCGCGCTCGAAGACGCCGAGAAGAACGACCCTCTCGTGGCTCAGCTCGCACAGCTCGACGAGCGTATCGCCGCGGCCGAAAAGCTTTCCGCGGAGCCTGCCGGCGATGACGAAGAAGCGGTGCGCCGCAAAAAGGCCGTCGAGGCGCTCGAAAACCAGCGCAAGGAAACCCGGCGCGAGCGGGATGCGAAACTGAAGAAGTTGCGAGAGGGACTGCGCGATCCGCAGCGCAGCGGCCTGCCGCCCGACGTGCCAGGGGCGTATGCCGTCAGCGAAGGAAAGGCGCATGACGTGGCGGTGCAAAAGCGTGGTGACCCGGGCGAGCCAGGGCCGGTGGTCGCGCGCAATGCCCCCCAGTTCTTGCGCGGTGAACACGATCTGGCGATTCCCGCAGGCGCTAGCGGCCGGCAACAATTGGCCGCGTGGCTGACCGACGCGCGCAACCCGCTCACGGCCCGAGTGATGGTGAACCGCGTCTGGCAGTGGCATTTTGGTCGTGGGCTGGTGGCGACGCCGTCGAACTTCGGCTTGCGCGGCGCCGCGCCGTCGCATCCGGCCCTGCTCGACTGGCTGGCGCACGAATTCGTGGCGCAGGGATGGTCGATCAAGGCGCTGCACCGCGCGATCATGCTTTCGCGCGTGTACCAATTGTCTTCGACCGCCGCACCAGAAGTGGTCGCGGCCGATCCGGCCAATCAATACTACGCGCGGTTCGATCGGCGCCGGCTCGATGCCGAAGCGCTGCGCGATGCGATCATGGCCGTGGCCGGCACGCTCGATCTCGCGCCGCCGGCGGCGCATCCGTTCCCACCCTTGAACGAGTGGCACTGGACGCAGCACCAGCCCTTCAAGACCATCATGCCGTCGAACAAGCGCAGTGTTTACTTGATGACGCAGCGTTTGCAGCGGCATCCTTATCTGGCGCTCTTCGATGGTCCGGATACGAACTACTCGACCGGCTTGCGCACCGAGGCCACGGTGCCGCTGCAAGCCTTGTACTTTTTGAACAACGCGGGCTTCGCCGAGCAGGCCGCGGCATTTGCCGCGCGGCTGGTTGCCGCCTCCTCCGATCCGCACGAGCGAGTACGGCACGGCACGCTCGCGGCCTGGACGAGAGCCGCCGACGAGCAGGAAGTAGCTGGAGTGCTTGACCATCTGGGCGAAATTCGCCGGGAATTGGAGTCGAGCGGCTGCGCGCCCGAGGAGTTGGAGCAGGCCACCTGGACGCGTTTTGCCCGCGTGCTGTTGTCGGCCAACGAATTCTTGTACGTTGATTGA
- a CDS encoding DUF1501 domain-containing protein: MRSSPLTRRDFLASATAGALAAGTTLQSRLALAAAENGGGPLAPRPGHFPPKAERLIVVFLTGGYSQVDTFDPKPQLTADHGKEFHGGFLLGSPFKFQACGQSGLMLSELFPHLAGVADELCVLRTLHTDIVEHFQATLAMHTGSATVPMPSLGTWVSYALGTHNANLPSYMVLAEHLPYAGAQVWDNSFLPPHHQGVRITPGDEPIPDLRSAARSVRLAELEQLMLRDVNRRHAAARAGDVNLAARASSFDVARGMMHEAPEAFDVTRESRALLDAYGVTDGDRKSFAWQCLVTRRLIERGVRVVELIDTGSHDNWDAHGDMQDHRKKAARVDQALAALIRDLRQRGLLESTLIVGCTEFGRTPWALKQGEKGRNHHAEAFSCFLAGAGVRGGMTYGETDQYGAKIVKDPVHVHDYHATILHLLGLDHTRLTYRYAGRDFRLTDVSGNVLRPILA, translated from the coding sequence ATGCGATCATCACCGCTAACTCGCCGTGACTTCCTGGCCAGCGCCACGGCCGGCGCGCTGGCGGCGGGCACGACTCTGCAATCGCGGCTGGCCCTGGCGGCCGCAGAGAATGGCGGCGGCCCGCTCGCACCGCGGCCCGGACATTTTCCGCCGAAGGCCGAGCGTTTGATCGTGGTTTTTCTCACCGGCGGCTACTCGCAGGTCGATACCTTCGACCCCAAGCCGCAACTGACTGCCGATCACGGCAAAGAATTCCATGGCGGGTTTTTGCTCGGCTCCCCCTTCAAGTTTCAGGCGTGCGGCCAGTCGGGCTTGATGCTCAGCGAGCTTTTTCCGCACCTGGCAGGAGTGGCCGACGAGTTGTGCGTGCTGCGCACCTTGCACACCGACATCGTCGAGCATTTCCAGGCCACGCTGGCCATGCACACCGGTTCGGCCACGGTGCCGATGCCCAGTCTGGGGACCTGGGTCAGCTACGCGCTGGGCACGCACAACGCCAACTTGCCGTCGTACATGGTGCTGGCCGAGCATTTGCCGTATGCCGGCGCGCAGGTGTGGGACAACAGTTTCCTGCCGCCGCATCATCAGGGCGTGCGCATCACGCCGGGGGACGAGCCGATTCCTGATCTGCGCTCCGCGGCGCGCAGCGTGCGGCTGGCCGAGCTCGAACAACTGATGCTGCGCGATGTGAACCGGCGACACGCCGCTGCACGCGCTGGCGACGTGAACCTGGCGGCACGGGCCAGCAGCTTTGACGTCGCCCGGGGGATGATGCACGAAGCGCCCGAGGCGTTTGACGTCACGCGCGAATCGCGCGCGTTGCTCGACGCTTACGGTGTGACGGACGGGGACCGCAAATCGTTCGCCTGGCAGTGCCTGGTCACGCGTCGATTGATCGAGCGCGGGGTGCGCGTGGTCGAGCTGATCGATACCGGCTCGCACGACAATTGGGACGCCCACGGCGACATGCAAGACCACCGGAAGAAAGCCGCGCGCGTCGATCAGGCCTTGGCGGCTTTGATCCGTGACCTGCGACAACGCGGACTGCTGGAATCGACGTTGATCGTCGGCTGCACCGAATTCGGCCGCACCCCCTGGGCGCTGAAGCAGGGGGAAAAAGGACGCAACCATCACGCCGAGGCGTTCAGTTGCTTCCTGGCCGGCGCCGGCGTCCGCGGCGGTATGACCTACGGCGAAACCGACCAGTACGGGGCGAAGATCGTCAAGGATCCCGTACACGTACACGATTATCACGCCACGATCCTGCACTTGTTGGGGCTGGATCACACGCGACTGACTTACCGCTACGCGGGACGCGACTTCCGGCTGACGGACGTCTCGGGCAACGTGCTGCGGCCGATTCTTGCGTAG
- the dnaB gene encoding replicative DNA helicase gives MATTRIDSRPAASSSRSEILDRLPPQSIEAEKAVLGSVLLDPMTCDDVALALRAQDFYGHAHQVLFDHLLAMHENGVRIDVTLLAERLRQHGDLETVGGSLYLGEVMQSVPTAANAMYYANIVRDKATLRALIHASTEILRDAYDQSLESREMLSAAEEKVFRILEDRGIGELAPINEVLTAALQRIDARLTHEGASDSVSTGFSELDQLTGGMNPSELIIIAGRPSMGKTALATNFATTAAVKNQQTTLFVSLEMSRLELVERMLCSYGEINGHKLRNGMLSAADRRKLPEVSSEMSEARLFIDDSPSRSMTEIAATARRLKRREDLRLVVIDYLQLIEPDNAKDPRQEQVARIARRLKGLARELKIPVLCLAQLNRQAEASKDNRPRLSHLRESGAIEQDADVVLFVHRDEYYMNNDEDRQRVAGQADLIIAKQRNGPIGDVKVKWEKDYTRFRDDDQAPSYLNDSEQFRPF, from the coding sequence ATGGCAACGACGCGCATCGACTCTCGCCCCGCTGCATCGTCGTCGCGGAGCGAGATTCTCGACCGGCTGCCGCCGCAGAGCATCGAGGCCGAAAAAGCCGTGCTGGGCAGCGTCCTGCTCGATCCGATGACGTGCGATGATGTCGCGCTCGCGCTGCGGGCCCAGGACTTCTACGGGCATGCGCACCAGGTGCTATTCGACCATCTGCTGGCGATGCACGAAAACGGCGTGCGGATCGACGTCACCCTGCTGGCCGAGCGACTCCGGCAACACGGCGATCTCGAAACGGTCGGCGGATCGCTCTACTTGGGCGAAGTGATGCAGTCAGTCCCCACGGCCGCCAACGCCATGTATTACGCGAACATCGTGCGCGACAAGGCGACGCTGCGGGCGTTGATTCACGCCAGCACCGAAATCCTGCGAGATGCCTACGACCAATCGCTCGAATCGCGCGAAATGCTCTCGGCGGCCGAAGAAAAAGTGTTTCGCATTCTGGAGGATCGGGGGATCGGCGAACTGGCGCCCATCAACGAAGTGCTGACCGCGGCCTTGCAACGTATCGACGCCCGGCTGACGCACGAGGGAGCGTCGGACAGTGTTTCGACCGGTTTCAGTGAGTTGGATCAACTGACCGGTGGCATGAACCCTTCGGAGTTGATCATCATCGCCGGGCGTCCGAGCATGGGTAAAACGGCGCTGGCGACGAATTTCGCCACGACGGCGGCCGTGAAAAATCAGCAAACGACGCTCTTCGTCAGCCTGGAAATGTCGCGGCTGGAGCTGGTCGAACGCATGCTCTGTTCCTATGGCGAAATCAACGGCCACAAGCTGCGCAACGGCATGCTGTCGGCGGCCGACCGTCGCAAGTTGCCCGAGGTATCGTCCGAGATGAGCGAGGCGCGGTTGTTCATCGACGACAGCCCCAGCCGCAGCATGACCGAAATCGCGGCCACGGCCCGCCGGCTGAAGCGGCGCGAGGATCTGCGGCTGGTCGTGATCGACTACTTGCAGTTGATCGAGCCGGACAACGCCAAGGACCCGCGGCAGGAGCAGGTGGCACGGATCGCGCGCCGTCTGAAGGGACTTGCGCGCGAGTTGAAGATTCCCGTACTCTGCCTGGCGCAATTGAATCGGCAGGCCGAAGCTTCGAAAGATAATCGTCCGCGCCTGAGCCATCTGCGCGAAAGCGGAGCCATCGAGCAGGACGCGGACGTCGTGCTCTTCGTCCATCGCGACGAGTACTACATGAACAACGATGAGGACCGGCAGCGCGTGGCCGGG